The proteins below come from a single Ruficoccus amylovorans genomic window:
- a CDS encoding IS3 family transposase, whose product MVSPGHKREAVREVAESGTCSLRAACRYLRLHWSSFCYRAKTATDKMVRLVRAIIAVSRTNPRYGYRRVRALLANEGWQVSRKLVQKVRRAEGLGVKPPRPRQRRQGKSTGKIPTAATHPRHVWSWDFVADRTDNGAPLRVLSLIDEFTRQCISLTVARGLKSADIVAALDKAIAKHGAPEHIRSDNGPEFIATATKDYLESKRIKTLYIEPGSPWQNPHVESFHNRLQDECLKQEWFLSLTEARVVIENWRRKYNSQHPHSRLGFISPDAFAKLWHQTKAVLGSVRPTGSLHQALPQTITQPT is encoded by the coding sequence ATGGTAAGCCCGGGGCACAAGCGCGAAGCGGTGCGCGAGGTGGCCGAGTCGGGAACGTGCTCGTTACGGGCCGCCTGTCGGTATCTTCGTCTGCACTGGTCGAGCTTCTGCTACCGGGCTAAAACCGCCACCGACAAGATGGTTCGCCTCGTGCGTGCGATCATCGCGGTGAGCCGGACCAACCCGCGCTACGGTTATCGTCGCGTACGAGCGCTGCTGGCCAACGAAGGCTGGCAGGTCAGCCGCAAGCTGGTACAAAAGGTACGCCGGGCTGAAGGGCTGGGCGTGAAGCCGCCGCGCCCCCGGCAACGGCGTCAGGGCAAGTCCACCGGCAAGATCCCGACCGCGGCGACGCATCCGCGGCACGTGTGGAGTTGGGACTTCGTGGCGGATCGCACCGACAATGGAGCGCCTCTGCGGGTGCTCAGTCTGATCGACGAGTTTACCCGCCAGTGCATCAGCCTGACGGTGGCTCGCGGGCTGAAGTCAGCCGACATCGTCGCGGCCTTGGACAAAGCCATCGCCAAGCACGGTGCTCCCGAGCACATCCGTTCCGACAACGGGCCGGAGTTTATCGCTACGGCGACCAAGGACTACCTGGAATCCAAACGCATCAAAACCCTCTACATCGAGCCGGGCTCGCCCTGGCAAAACCCTCACGTGGAGAGCTTCCACAACCGCCTGCAGGACGAGTGCCTCAAGCAGGAGTGGTTCCTCTCCCTGACCGAAGCGCGCGTCGTCATCGAAAACTGGCGACGCAAATACAACAGCCAGCATCCGCACAGCCGTTTGGGCTTTATATCCCCCGACGCCTTTGCCAAACTCTGGCATCAAACCAAGGCAGTGCTTGGCTCCGTTCGCCCTACGGGCTCACTGCACCAAGCACTCCCGCAAACCATAACCCAACCAACATAA
- a CDS encoding transposase produces the protein MKRKRYTEEQIVALLREADEGRSVDDVCREHNVSKASFHRWKSKYGQMELRDVKRLKELERENAELKKLVADQLLNIKVLEQVNAKKW, from the coding sequence ATGAAACGAAAGAGATACACCGAAGAGCAAATCGTGGCGCTCCTGCGCGAGGCAGACGAAGGCCGCAGCGTGGACGATGTTTGCCGCGAGCACAATGTGAGCAAAGCGAGCTTCCATCGTTGGAAGAGCAAGTACGGACAGATGGAGCTGCGCGATGTGAAGCGTCTGAAGGAGCTTGAGCGCGAGAACGCCGAGCTGAAGAAACTGGTGGCCGACCAGCTTTTGAACATCAAAGTACTGGAGCAGGTAAACGCAAAAAAATGGTAA
- a CDS encoding sulfatase/phosphatase domain-containing protein, whose product MYLFRFILLVGFYPPGSQTQWYDSRRSRQFDKRFMYEESFRTPLVVRWPGVVQPGSINEDLVQNIDFAPTFLGMAGLPTPADMQGVSLVPLLEGKTPQDWRDSLYYHYYEYPGPHSVRRHEGVADKRYKLIHFYGPGMPDGDEWEFYDLETDPSEMHNRYGEAACADQIARLKEELQRLRSQYQVPD is encoded by the coding sequence GTGTATCTCTTTCGTTTCATACTTCTGGTCGGGTTCTACCCGCCAGGGTCTCAAACGCAATGGTACGATTCTAGGAGGTCACGCCAGTTCGACAAGCGCTTCATGTACGAGGAATCGTTCCGCACGCCGCTGGTCGTGCGCTGGCCGGGCGTAGTCCAGCCGGGCAGCATCAACGAGGATCTCGTGCAGAACATCGACTTCGCGCCGACCTTTCTGGGCATGGCCGGTCTGCCGACCCCGGCCGACATGCAGGGCGTCAGCCTTGTGCCTCTGCTGGAGGGGAAGACGCCGCAGGACTGGCGCGATTCCCTCTATTACCATTATTACGAGTATCCCGGCCCCCACAGCGTTCGCCGCCACGAGGGCGTGGCCGACAAACGCTACAAGCTGATCCATTTCTACGGCCCCGGTATGCCCGATGGCGACGAATGGGAGTTCTACGACTTGGAAACGGACCCCTCCGAAATGCACAATCGCTACGGCGAGGCCGCCTGCGCCGATCAAATCGCCCGTCTGAAAGAAGAACTGCAACGGCTCCGCAGCCAGTATCAGGTGCCCGACTAA
- a CDS encoding AAA family ATPase, which produces MDSNYIEKIAHLEEHLTSQIIGQDKAIKKACSVLQRGALKLSHPDRPLGSFLFVGPTGVGKTELTKCFTKYLFPGEHRLIRFDMSEYQNKEQLEVLLGDGTNAQGQMGRLFDLNRDGQGNLRGGTILFDEIEKAHPDLLLILLQVLEDGRLTLRDGTTLNLRDFFVVLTSNIGASEAMEMRKSTPETIERVVFSLVREKLRRELVGRITEMIMFERLEYDVQVKIARLMMEREVERLSGQLGMTITFDEDVLEFILIEGFDSRFGARPLRRCIERLIGNMLIKKIMKIKPPSGTLMMDEQKGALHLRAHGVR; this is translated from the coding sequence ATGGACAGTAATTATATTGAGAAAATAGCCCACCTAGAAGAGCACCTCACCTCACAGATAATAGGACAAGATAAAGCCATCAAAAAAGCCTGCTCGGTCCTGCAAAGAGGAGCATTAAAATTATCGCATCCGGACCGCCCGCTGGGCTCATTTTTGTTCGTCGGCCCGACCGGCGTCGGCAAGACCGAACTGACCAAGTGCTTCACGAAATATCTCTTCCCCGGAGAGCACCGCTTGATCCGTTTTGACATGTCCGAATACCAAAACAAAGAGCAACTCGAAGTGCTCCTGGGAGACGGCACGAACGCTCAAGGTCAGATGGGCCGATTGTTCGACTTGAACCGGGATGGACAGGGGAATCTTCGAGGTGGAACGATTCTTTTCGACGAGATCGAAAAAGCCCATCCCGACCTGCTCTTGATCCTACTTCAGGTCCTGGAAGACGGGCGCTTAACCTTGCGGGATGGAACCACCTTGAATCTGAGGGATTTCTTCGTCGTTTTGACCTCCAACATCGGCGCTTCCGAGGCCATGGAAATGCGCAAATCTACCCCCGAAACCATCGAGCGCGTCGTCTTCTCGCTGGTCCGGGAAAAGCTCCGCCGCGAACTCGTCGGACGCATCACCGAAATGATTATGTTCGAGCGCTTGGAGTATGATGTTCAGGTCAAAATCGCCCGCCTCATGATGGAACGCGAAGTCGAACGGTTAAGCGGGCAATTGGGAATGACCATTACCTTCGATGAGGATGTGTTGGAATTTATACTAATCGAAGGCTTTGACTCTCGATTCGGAGCCCGTCCGCTCCGCCGGTGTATCGAACGATTAATTGGAAACATGCTGATCAAAAAGATCATGAAAATAAAGCCACCCTCGGGCACGCTCATGATGGACGAGCAAAAAGGAGCGCTTCATTTGCGGGCACATGGCGTCCGTTGA
- a CDS encoding VirB4 family type IV secretion system protein produces the protein MSSGAPNGWFADGMLIFGSLESGCHVAKGFTVETPDLRGASVGVRNEYKRKIRQLLSSLGPTESMQVQWTCGNDYRKALTRYYQDTQQHCRDDYVKAVRNERFSRYWQRMLERKLRREYLIVFLCTRMEKYSGNLKTKSGLRTFYEAQLDSLRIHFQEREHHIQSVLGSDTTVTPMDDVAHYATCKRFLNPSLLENIDYDYARTFDERYTIQENCLHCDIRPADKAALEFDGYYHSVFTVQRWPSETYPGIIHHLTSLPSLDYQITVNLKPLNVKQVIRKEEKEADRLKNEHRHKGRQSDATAIAKKETTIDALAQGYTKPFAVTYIIRTWARDLDTLRAKTAELKQAISQMNGAEIYQNTLFASSRKLFFASWPGWTGSSYTHRDEYAEDGYLADLLPFSATFTGYLEEAEAIYDGNQHNIVGINTFIGGTPQHTVLFGISGAGKSVFMEDLLTQTAHRFAYTVIIEEGLSYQNFTTSLGGTPIIIEPDSDLVINYLDTVGMPLTRQQVSSGVALISRMIGVSDSQERQQVRQAQIGHYIDLLYRDQFESWSKRHREQMPEVRKMACATYLWKQEKIKTKTSFVEAFSLFRELLKAEDDEALEFYDTIPSERIVQFAKHADTSDYVKDTAFAYFKPEDYPVHSQLIELMRFGRSSYHPKAEMDELATLMAAWTGTGSYGKLFDGTTNINLRSQIAHFELGQLGDEAVELRTAAGLLITSFARQHIISLPRKLRKRMIFEEVSRFLDVPGGEKIVSEAYAQLRKFSCWTCSIVQQYERFKSSRIRAVVMGNSKQHLLMRQLDKADIQEIARDTGLPQAVQEAIMDYPLVEQQAEGHKFSSICYYAPGARPPVCGTALNIQAQTYYQSVATAAAQPEVSVS, from the coding sequence ATGAGTAGCGGAGCACCCAACGGTTGGTTCGCGGACGGCATGCTGATCTTCGGTTCGCTGGAGAGTGGTTGCCACGTGGCGAAAGGTTTCACGGTGGAGACACCGGATTTGCGCGGGGCCAGCGTGGGCGTTCGCAATGAATACAAGCGCAAGATTCGGCAGTTACTCAGTTCGCTCGGACCGACCGAGTCCATGCAGGTGCAGTGGACCTGCGGCAATGATTACCGCAAGGCACTGACGCGTTACTATCAGGATACCCAGCAGCACTGCCGGGACGACTACGTGAAGGCGGTCCGCAACGAGCGCTTTTCCCGCTACTGGCAACGGATGCTGGAACGCAAGCTCCGGCGCGAGTACCTGATTGTGTTCCTGTGCACGCGGATGGAAAAGTATTCGGGCAACCTGAAAACCAAGTCCGGTTTGCGGACCTTCTACGAAGCGCAGCTCGACAGCCTGCGGATTCATTTTCAGGAGCGCGAACACCACATCCAAAGCGTGCTCGGATCAGATACGACCGTCACGCCGATGGACGATGTGGCGCACTACGCCACCTGCAAGCGTTTCCTCAATCCGTCGCTTTTGGAAAACATCGACTACGATTATGCCCGCACTTTTGACGAGCGATACACCATTCAGGAAAACTGCCTGCACTGCGACATCCGGCCCGCCGACAAGGCCGCGCTGGAATTCGACGGATACTATCATTCGGTTTTTACCGTGCAGCGCTGGCCGAGCGAAACGTATCCGGGCATCATCCATCACCTGACGAGCCTCCCGTCACTCGACTACCAGATAACGGTCAACCTGAAACCGCTCAATGTGAAGCAGGTTATCCGCAAGGAGGAAAAAGAGGCCGATCGCTTGAAGAATGAACACCGCCACAAAGGGCGGCAGTCGGACGCCACCGCGATTGCGAAGAAGGAGACAACCATTGATGCACTGGCGCAGGGCTATACCAAGCCTTTTGCCGTGACCTATATCATCCGCACGTGGGCACGTGATCTCGACACCCTACGGGCCAAGACCGCCGAATTAAAACAGGCGATCAGCCAGATGAATGGAGCCGAGATTTACCAGAACACCTTGTTTGCCTCCAGCCGGAAGCTGTTCTTCGCCTCATGGCCGGGCTGGACGGGCTCCAGCTACACCCACCGTGACGAATACGCTGAGGACGGTTATCTTGCCGACCTGTTGCCGTTTTCGGCTACGTTTACCGGTTATCTCGAAGAGGCCGAAGCCATCTACGACGGCAACCAGCACAACATTGTCGGGATCAATACCTTCATCGGCGGCACGCCGCAGCATACGGTGCTCTTCGGGATCAGCGGCGCGGGCAAGTCGGTCTTCATGGAGGATTTGCTCACGCAGACCGCGCACCGCTTCGCCTATACGGTCATCATTGAGGAGGGGCTCTCGTATCAGAATTTCACGACATCGCTGGGCGGGACGCCCATCATCATTGAGCCGGACAGCGATCTGGTCATTAACTACCTCGACACGGTGGGGATGCCCCTGACCCGTCAGCAGGTTTCCTCCGGGGTGGCGCTGATCTCCCGCATGATCGGCGTGTCCGATTCGCAGGAGCGCCAGCAGGTGCGGCAGGCTCAGATCGGCCACTACATCGACCTGCTTTACCGGGATCAGTTCGAGTCGTGGAGCAAGCGGCACCGCGAGCAAATGCCCGAGGTCCGCAAGATGGCTTGCGCCACCTACCTGTGGAAACAGGAAAAGATCAAAACGAAAACCAGCTTCGTGGAAGCGTTTAGTCTCTTTCGTGAGCTGCTCAAGGCCGAAGATGACGAGGCGTTGGAGTTCTACGACACTATCCCAAGCGAGCGGATTGTGCAGTTCGCCAAACATGCGGACACCAGCGACTACGTGAAAGATACGGCTTTCGCATACTTCAAGCCGGAGGACTACCCGGTTCATTCTCAACTAATCGAACTGATGCGCTTCGGGCGCAGCTCGTATCACCCGAAGGCCGAGATGGATGAACTGGCCACGCTGATGGCGGCATGGACGGGCACTGGCAGCTACGGGAAGCTTTTCGACGGGACGACCAACATCAACCTGCGCAGCCAGATCGCCCACTTCGAGTTGGGGCAACTGGGCGATGAAGCGGTTGAACTGCGCACAGCGGCGGGACTGCTCATTACATCTTTCGCCCGTCAGCACATCATTTCGCTGCCGCGCAAACTGCGCAAGCGGATGATCTTTGAGGAAGTCTCCCGTTTCCTCGATGTGCCCGGCGGAGAGAAAATTGTCTCTGAAGCCTATGCGCAGCTCCGCAAATTCTCATGCTGGACCTGCTCTATCGTCCAGCAATACGAGCGCTTCAAAAGTTCGCGGATTCGCGCCGTGGTCATGGGCAACTCCAAGCAGCATCTTTTGATGCGCCAGCTCGACAAGGCCGACATCCAGGAAATCGCCCGTGACACCGGACTGCCGCAAGCAGTGCAGGAGGCGATCATGGATTACCCGCTTGTTGAGCAGCAGGCCGAGGGGCACAAGTTTTCGTCCATCTGCTATTATGCGCCGGGGGCGCGTCCGCCCGTGTGCGGGACCGCGCTCAACATTCAGGCGCAGACCTATTACCAGTCCGTTGCTACGGCGGCGGCACAACCGGAGGTTTCCGTTTCATGA
- a CDS encoding TrbI/VirB10 family protein → MIKFLNSPLGNVVAAVLFIGGIGGLVVLHTMDKGEADFTTPEEAYDYKPDVYKRDIPRFKMPGAVVTTNEEELTAENAESPEEPESPLSRPQQARLNEEKTKAKGGLPLNLFTGAVSDQEEVVSPDYAPFGRLIPCELIITVESSSMDTPIIGLVTEDVVHAGKVIIPAGAEVHGRASEGNTRDRISATGTWNFVWRTHEALNGTELTLQGIALDREYNFNTGLWGLQDGSAGLKGYLIKSDDWNEIKLFAATFLAAATQGFKQYDDFITDTGSAVQIAESSVGNAALDGTTAVLEKYAEQIQAAIERDGFYIRVPAGTQFYVYVTQTIDAAEGSRGNISNHDIWNSKTN, encoded by the coding sequence ATGATCAAGTTTCTCAATTCGCCCTTGGGCAATGTCGTGGCCGCCGTGCTGTTCATCGGCGGCATCGGCGGGCTCGTCGTGTTGCATACGATGGACAAGGGGGAGGCAGACTTCACTACGCCCGAGGAGGCATACGACTATAAGCCCGACGTGTACAAACGCGACATTCCGCGCTTTAAAATGCCCGGTGCGGTCGTGACTACCAATGAGGAGGAGCTTACCGCAGAAAACGCTGAGAGTCCGGAAGAACCGGAGTCGCCGCTGTCGCGGCCCCAGCAGGCCCGCCTGAATGAGGAGAAGACTAAGGCCAAAGGCGGACTGCCGCTAAATCTCTTTACCGGCGCGGTTTCAGATCAAGAAGAGGTGGTTTCACCGGATTACGCCCCTTTCGGGCGGCTCATTCCCTGTGAACTGATCATCACAGTGGAGAGCAGTTCGATGGACACGCCCATTATCGGCCTTGTCACCGAGGACGTGGTTCATGCCGGAAAGGTCATCATCCCTGCTGGGGCGGAGGTGCATGGACGGGCCAGTGAGGGGAACACCCGCGACCGCATTTCCGCCACGGGCACCTGGAATTTTGTCTGGCGCACGCACGAAGCCTTGAACGGAACCGAGTTGACCCTTCAGGGAATTGCGCTCGATCGCGAGTATAATTTCAACACCGGCTTGTGGGGCTTGCAGGACGGCTCAGCCGGACTCAAGGGCTACCTTATCAAGAGTGACGACTGGAATGAGATCAAGCTATTCGCGGCCACGTTCCTTGCCGCCGCCACCCAGGGCTTCAAGCAGTACGACGACTTCATTACGGACACGGGATCAGCGGTGCAGATTGCCGAAAGCTCCGTTGGCAATGCCGCGCTGGATGGGACGACCGCCGTCCTCGAAAAATACGCCGAGCAGATTCAGGCGGCCATCGAACGCGACGGCTTCTACATCCGGGTTCCGGCAGGGACGCAGTTTTATGTTTACGTCACGCAGACCATCGACGCGGCGGAAGGCTCGCGCGGAAACATCAGCAATCATGACATCTGGAATTCGAAAACAAACTGA
- a CDS encoding adenylate/guanylate cyclase domain-containing protein — translation MKTHDDIKAEVEQILRTEWSRRKDQSVPEAEDIQLGNDAMELDATVLYADMEDSTGLVIGYKDWFAAEVYKAYLRGACDIIKNNNGVITAFDGDRVMAVYIGNSKNTSAAKTALQINYLSSKIINPALKKIYPKSTFQLQQAVGVDTGSLFIARTGVRGSNDLVWVGRSANYAAKLCGLRNDTYASFITEEVFNKVHESAKYGGNPKQLMWKKSIWSQRNISIYRSSWHWKP, via the coding sequence ATGAAAACACACGATGATATCAAAGCCGAGGTCGAACAAATATTAAGAACGGAATGGAGCCGACGAAAAGACCAATCAGTACCAGAAGCAGAAGACATCCAACTCGGGAACGACGCCATGGAGCTTGATGCAACAGTACTCTACGCCGACATGGAAGATTCTACAGGCCTAGTCATCGGGTACAAAGATTGGTTTGCTGCCGAAGTATACAAAGCCTATCTACGAGGAGCTTGCGACATCATCAAAAACAATAATGGAGTAATTACAGCCTTTGACGGTGACAGAGTCATGGCCGTTTATATTGGAAACTCCAAAAATACCTCAGCGGCTAAAACCGCCCTTCAAATAAATTATTTATCATCGAAAATAATTAATCCAGCCCTAAAAAAAATCTACCCCAAGTCAACATTCCAACTACAACAAGCGGTAGGTGTCGATACCGGAAGTTTATTCATAGCCCGCACAGGCGTTCGAGGATCAAACGATTTAGTATGGGTAGGTCGATCCGCAAACTATGCGGCAAAACTATGCGGTCTTCGTAATGATACTTACGCATCATTCATCACCGAAGAAGTATTTAACAAGGTGCATGAGTCCGCAAAATATGGCGGCAACCCCAAACAATTGATGTGGAAAAAGAGCATCTGGTCTCAGAGAAACATCTCCATATATAGGTCGTCATGGCATTGGAAACCCTGA
- a CDS encoding helix-turn-helix domain-containing protein yields the protein MNEEFKDRLKALRERRQLSQADVAERSGLMPAAISHFETGKRSPSFDNLRKIADALDVSVDYLLGRIDEEQYGMGSVSAPRSRELFRNAENLSDSSLNFLNEMAKALSEKEKKDSK from the coding sequence ATGAATGAAGAATTCAAAGACAGACTCAAGGCGCTCAGGGAGCGTCGTCAATTAAGCCAGGCGGATGTTGCTGAGAGATCAGGACTGATGCCAGCGGCTATCTCGCATTTTGAAACAGGGAAGCGATCTCCCTCGTTCGATAACCTGCGCAAAATTGCTGACGCTCTGGATGTGAGCGTTGATTACTTGCTGGGCAGGATCGATGAGGAGCAATATGGAATGGGGAGTGTATCTGCTCCTCGGTCGCGTGAGCTTTTCAGGAATGCGGAAAACCTCTCGGATAGCAGCCTCAATTTTCTGAACGAAATGGCTAAAGCCTTAAGTGAGAAGGAAAAAAAGGATTCCAAGTGA
- a CDS encoding ImmA/IrrE family metallo-endopeptidase has protein sequence MKISRLRKQQICTLARNELKAGGALSLPVDPIAFAQNKDIVVQSFDPPEKDISGFLMQLGNNFGIGYSSQIKSVGFQHFTVAHELGHYLIDGHVQAVLAEGKHLSRAGYIAKDQYEREADVFATEFLMPWALVSPIIAGQERGMDAIRLIAEQCQSSLLASAIRFTEITKECAAVVLSRSGTIDYMVASDGFRQIPGIDWLRKKEDVPPDTLSYEKSCDSDWIETAQSESGRIDLVEWFPDVSGVYASEDVVGLGRYGRLLTLLVADYDPDDPEDDDDPSSGSEYIDRWSSGVFRGR, from the coding sequence GTGAAGATAAGCCGATTGCGCAAGCAACAGATTTGCACGCTAGCCCGTAATGAACTGAAGGCAGGCGGAGCATTGAGCCTGCCAGTCGATCCGATCGCTTTCGCGCAGAACAAAGATATTGTTGTTCAATCTTTCGATCCACCTGAGAAGGATATTTCCGGCTTTCTCATGCAGCTTGGAAATAATTTTGGAATCGGCTATTCGTCTCAGATAAAAAGCGTTGGATTTCAGCATTTTACTGTCGCTCACGAGCTTGGGCATTACTTGATCGATGGTCATGTCCAAGCCGTATTGGCAGAAGGTAAACATCTATCGCGTGCCGGATATATTGCAAAAGATCAGTATGAGCGTGAGGCTGATGTTTTCGCGACGGAGTTCCTAATGCCGTGGGCTTTGGTTTCGCCTATCATTGCTGGCCAAGAGCGAGGAATGGACGCGATCAGGCTTATCGCCGAGCAATGCCAAAGCTCCCTTTTGGCCTCCGCGATCCGTTTCACTGAGATTACCAAAGAATGCGCCGCTGTGGTCCTCTCTCGTTCAGGAACAATTGACTATATGGTGGCTTCGGACGGGTTTCGCCAAATTCCAGGCATCGATTGGTTGCGCAAAAAAGAAGACGTTCCTCCGGATACTCTATCGTATGAAAAATCGTGCGATAGCGATTGGATCGAGACTGCGCAGTCTGAATCAGGCAGGATTGACTTGGTAGAGTGGTTTCCTGATGTCAGCGGTGTTTATGCGAGCGAGGATGTTGTTGGGCTCGGTCGCTATGGGCGCCTGTTGACTCTTTTGGTTGCAGACTATGACCCGGACGACCCTGAGGATGACGATGATCCGAGTAGCGGCAGTGAGTATATTGATCGCTGGAGCAGTGGTGTTTTTCGAGGGCGATGA
- a CDS encoding DUF2513 domain-containing protein, which produces MKRDFDLIRSIMLQVEQADSGTALVVLEVGPDIRDSAVAEHIELMVEADLVVGEVFSRDPLTFAIQRLTWGGHDFLENARNDTIWKKVVAQSKAKGSSMTLTILNGLLSRAAEKYAGL; this is translated from the coding sequence ATGAAAAGAGATTTCGATTTGATCAGAAGTATTATGCTTCAGGTGGAGCAAGCTGACAGTGGAACGGCTTTGGTGGTTTTAGAGGTAGGTCCGGATATACGGGATAGTGCTGTTGCTGAACATATTGAGCTCATGGTCGAGGCTGATTTGGTTGTGGGCGAGGTATTTTCACGAGATCCTCTGACATTTGCAATTCAACGATTGACGTGGGGAGGACACGATTTCCTCGAAAATGCCCGTAACGATACGATATGGAAAAAAGTTGTCGCTCAATCTAAGGCCAAAGGGTCCTCAATGACGCTCACGATACTGAATGGATTGTTGTCCCGAGCAGCCGAAAAGTACGCTGGTCTGTAG
- a CDS encoding zincin-like metallopeptidase domain-containing protein: MKKSAYDRVTERMLELLENGVCPWRRPWNRVGGRPRNFVSDRPYSGVNWFLLEAMAFDLPWFMTFNQVKAKGGKIIKGSKGIPVVYWGTWERENEDSDDEGETRKIPFLKAYVVFNACHVEGVEFPELPEVEPLDFSPIDAAERVIEGWKEGPEIVHGYQHACYIPATDEIQLPPKTRFSSCQEYYATLFHELGHSCGAKHRLDRNLEGTIGDADYSREELIAEMTAAFLCAHCGIDNSVIENSAAYLQGWIRILKGDSKLVVTAASQAQKAANLILGVTGE, from the coding sequence GTGAAGAAATCCGCTTATGACCGTGTGACCGAGCGTATGCTTGAACTCTTGGAGAATGGGGTTTGCCCGTGGCGCAGACCGTGGAACCGTGTCGGGGGCCGTCCCCGAAACTTTGTCAGTGATCGCCCTTACTCCGGCGTGAACTGGTTTTTGCTGGAGGCGATGGCCTTTGATCTGCCGTGGTTCATGACCTTTAATCAGGTCAAGGCCAAGGGCGGGAAGATCATCAAGGGCAGCAAGGGCATTCCCGTGGTTTACTGGGGAACCTGGGAACGTGAAAACGAGGACAGCGACGACGAAGGTGAAACCCGGAAAATTCCTTTCCTGAAAGCCTATGTGGTTTTTAATGCCTGTCACGTCGAAGGGGTTGAGTTCCCCGAACTGCCCGAAGTCGAGCCGCTGGACTTTTCGCCCATCGACGCCGCCGAGCGGGTGATTGAAGGCTGGAAGGAAGGCCCGGAGATTGTGCACGGCTACCAGCACGCCTGCTACATTCCCGCCACCGATGAAATCCAGCTCCCGCCCAAGACGCGTTTTTCGTCCTGTCAGGAATATTACGCCACGCTCTTTCATGAGCTAGGCCATAGTTGCGGGGCCAAGCATCGACTGGACCGCAATCTAGAGGGAACTATCGGCGACGCCGACTATTCCCGCGAGGAACTGATTGCCGAGATGACCGCCGCTTTCCTCTGCGCCCACTGCGGCATTGATAACAGCGTGATCGAGAATTCCGCCGCTTACCTTCAGGGCTGGATTCGCATCCTGAAAGGTGACAGCAAGCTGGTAGTCACTGCCGCCAGCCAGGCCCAGAAGGCGGCGAATCTGATCTTAGGCGTGACTGGGGAGTGA
- a CDS encoding helix-turn-helix domain-containing protein yields the protein MSQSTASVYPFPASATPERERPAVGDAVVAQELAALRKELAGLQRELHELNAIQSPLVGIERVALYFGKSQDTIRRWVKDRVISCYKIPNNKGYSLLFSFKQIESDLEDYQQERY from the coding sequence ATGAGTCAGTCAACCGCCTCTGTTTATCCGTTCCCGGCCAGCGCAACCCCAGAGCGGGAGCGTCCGGCAGTAGGAGACGCGGTTGTTGCGCAGGAATTGGCGGCATTGCGGAAGGAGTTGGCCGGGCTTCAGCGGGAATTGCACGAGTTGAATGCCATTCAGTCGCCGTTGGTGGGGATCGAGCGGGTTGCCCTGTATTTTGGCAAATCTCAGGATACGATTCGCCGATGGGTCAAGGATCGGGTTATTTCCTGCTACAAAATTCCGAACAACAAAGGATACTCTTTGTTGTTCAGCTTCAAGCAGATCGAAAGCGATCTGGAAGACTACCAGCAGGAGCGGTATTAG
- a CDS encoding type II toxin-antitoxin system RelE/ParE family toxin, with product MARTVEFHPLFSEDVEAQARYLQEEAELGEAFLEKVEEAVAAVKAEPMHHGFLYGSTRHIILRKFRRHIVHYEYFEKEDLIRFYGLFHGSENPARWWSRL from the coding sequence GTGGCCAGAACAGTAGAGTTCCACCCGCTTTTCAGCGAGGATGTTGAAGCGCAGGCACGCTACCTGCAAGAGGAAGCCGAGTTGGGAGAAGCCTTTCTCGAAAAGGTGGAGGAAGCGGTTGCTGCGGTCAAAGCCGAGCCGATGCACCATGGGTTCCTCTATGGCAGCACGCGCCATATCATTTTACGGAAATTCCGCCGCCATATCGTCCATTACGAATACTTTGAGAAGGAGGATTTAATCCGTTTCTACGGACTCTTTCACGGTTCTGAAAATCCCGCCCGGTGGTGGTCAAGGCTTTGA